The Setaria viridis chromosome 6, Setaria_viridis_v4.0, whole genome shotgun sequence genome includes the window AGCTGTCATTTAGTAAATATTCGATCTTCCCCTCAAATTCCCTTCGCAGGAAATTCAATTAGTTACATGTATTTGAGTTCCTCTCTAGTCATTTTCGTGCACCCgaattttttaaaagaaattgaCAAAACATATCACAAGAAGCATGTGCACACATGCCCAAACAACAGTTCTCCCGGGCCTGGTGCGCGTCTAAATAAAGCCGGGAACTCATCAGCCATCCTTATCAAGCCATCCAACACCCACATCGCCACCTGCTACCTAGTAACCTGTGTTCTGGGATGTTACATAGTGGGTGCGTAATTATGGATATGCAGCTGCAAAATAATGTTGTTGCATGTATTTAGATAATCGATATGGCCAAATGCTATCATGCTGAGGCAGAATGGCGTGACAAGAAATATGTGCCAGGCACCGTTGAAGAACATCTAAGAGTTCCAGCATATAACGAGCCAGGGATTCATTTCAATGGGAGATGTGGCAACTACGGAGGCTATTGAGTGGGCTTTTACCTATCCGAAAATTATCCGAGCCGTTTACATTATTGCACGTCTTGCTAATGATATAATGTCACACAAAGTACTACTTAATTCtatattttttagaagaaaataaataataaactTAGCAATAGAATTGTTCCTAACTTTTCACTTATTCTTTTTTGTGAAGCGAGAAGCCGCCTCCTATGGTATCTCTAGGGTTCAAGCTTGCGCGAAAGAGCATGGCATCACAGTAGAGCAGGCCACAGAAAAGCTTAGAGAACTGATTGAGGAAGCATGGATGGACATCACAGTAGTTGCTGCTCCGTATCCATTCGGTGATTGCCGCCTTATCTTCAACAAATGCATTCCACGATTTCCATTCGGTGATTACCTTATCTCCATTGCTTATGCCTGCTGCAATAGGCTCACCTTCCGGACCCTCTGCATTTGTTAATTTGGTTCCCAGCGATTCCTCCCATTGATACAGACAAAGCCGCTGTCACCATGCGTGCATGCCCATATGATGGCTTAGTGTTGTCTCCTAGTCTGGTTGATGGTTGGTGAAAGTTCAGCCATCTAGCAACAGAATTAGGCATGTACCGGCCTGATGCAGGATTGCAAGCCATCATCAACAACGGTTATATTACTGAAGCACTAAAAGTTTCAGATAGGTAGGCATCTTTTGTCAAGCAACATGGTCTAAACTTCATAGATTGTCTCTCCACCACCATCGGATACCACCAATATTGTTTAGCTGTCATCTAGTAAATATTCGATCTTCCCCTCAAATTCCCTTTGCAGGCAATTCAATTAGTTACATGTATTTGAGTTCCAATTATGTCCTCTCTAGTCATTTTCGTGCACGCGAATTTTTCAGAAGAAATTGACAAAACGTCTCACATGAAGCATGTGCACACATGCCCAAACAACAGTTCTCCCGGGCCTGGTGTGCGTCTATATAAAACTGGGAACTCATCAGTCATCTTTCTCAAGCCATCCAACGCCCACATCGCCACCTGCTACCTAGTAACCTAGCTGTGTGCTGTGATCAAACCCCAGCGATTTCTATGGCGACCACCGTCCTTGCAACCTCACAGTCGTCGCCGGAGCACAATCCCCGGCCATACACCCCGAGCCCCTGGGGCGACTTCTTCCTCACCCACCAGCTGTGCACGCCGGCAGAGCTCCTGTCCATGAAGGAGAAGGCGCAGGTTAAGGAGGAAGAGGTGAGGCGGATATTGCTGGCCACTGCCGCCTCGCCTGACCTGGTAAGTAAGCTGGACCTCGTCGACGTGCTGCAGCGGCTCGGGGTCGACTACCACTACAAGAAGGAGATTGACGAGTTGCTACGTGCCATTTACGATGACGAAGATGGTGGCTCTGATGACCTCTATGTCACCTCACTGAGGTTCTACTTGCTCAGGAAGCATGGCTACAATGTGTCCTCCGGTATGACAGATTGATGGCAAAATAGGACAACGTCCATTTATTTAGTATGCAATAATTTAGAGTTGGATTATTAGGATATGAATGACTGGTCAATTATATACGCAGACATTTTTCTGAAGTTCAGAGACGAGCAAGGAAACATTACCAGCGATGATGTGAACTGCTTGATGACGTTGTATGATGCTGCGCATATGAGAACACATGGGGAGGAGATACTCGACAGTATTATCACTTTCAACAAGACCCACCTCCAATCTGTGATGGAAACAGATTTGCAGCCGGAGCTCGCTGAGGACGTGAGGTTCACATTGGAGACAACTCGGTTCAGGCAGGTTAAGAGAGTGGAGGCGAGGCGCTACATCCCAGTATATGAGAAGAAGGCTACGAGAAACGAGGCCATACTTGAGTTTGCAAAGCTCGACTACAACATCTTGCAAGTTCTCTACTGTGAGGAGTTAAAGGAACTAACGATGTAAGTAGgcatgtacttttttttttgcaagcagTAAGCATGTACATTCCTATGAGTTGGTCGTCAACTTTCAGATGGTGAACAAGTACTGGTGTGAAGTACATTTTGCTAAACATATTCATTGGTCATCAACTTTCAGATGGTGGATGGATTTCAAGTCTCGGACAGACCTGAGATTTGCGCGGGATAGATTGGTGGAGATGTATTTTTGGATGATGGGAGTTGTTTATGAACCTTACTATTCGTACTCACGGATAATGCTCACAAAGTTGGTCATGTCCGTGTCATTGCTCGATGATCTCTATGACAACTATAGCACTACAGAGGAGAGCCAGATCTTTACTACAGCTATGGAAAGGTACGCTTGACCTAGATAACATCATACAGAATTTATGCTtatgaaaaataattaaccTTTTCTTGAAATCAATGCTAGGTGGGATGAAAAGGCTGCGGAGAAATTCCCAGCATACTTGAGGGCTCTCTACAAAAATATAATAGGCACAACTGATGAGATCGTGGAAGAGTTAAAACTCCAGAATAATAAGCATGCTGAATTAGTAAGAAAACTGGTACGTTTGCTCAAATGATCACACCAAGAAACTACGAAATCAGGCACTTAAGTTAATTTAACATCACGTATATTTTCTGTTCAGGTAATTGACGTCGCCAAATGCTACCACGCTGAGCTGAAGTGGCGTGATGAAAACTATGTGCCAACTAACGTTGATGAGCACCTCCAAATTTCAGTGTGTAGTAGTGCTTGTATGCATGTTACAAACCTTGCATTTATTTCACTAGGAGACAGGGCTAGCAAAGAGGCAGTTGAGTGGGCTTTCACGTATCCCAAAATTATCAGAGGTGTTTGTATAGTCGCGCGTATTGGTAATGACATCATGTCACATGAGGTATATAGAAAATCAGTTCATATACAATACATTGACATTATAATATTGCTAATCActcttcatttttattttcttgaagaGGGAACAAGCTTCGGATCATGTGGCATCCACAGTGCAAACTTGCATAAAGCAATATGGGGTCACAGTACAGGAAGCAAACGAAAAGCTCAGAATAATTATCGAGAAAGCATGGATGGACATCGTTGAAGAATGCCTTGATCAGAAACAATCCATGGAACTTTTAGAGAAGGCAGTCAATCTTGGACGAACAATGGATTTTATGTACAAGCGGGAAGACGCATACACCCTCTCTTTTAGCCTCAAGGACATTATAGGTTCAATGTACGTGAACTTCGTGTGAGTTTGATGATCCAGCATCAAGTATATGGCTTTTTGGTATAATGCCAGGCTACGTTCAGAGGTCAACAATATTGTAAAATCAACCTGTGTGTGGTTGCAGCTCTTAGACTCTTCGTAGCGTGTTGCTGAGCCCATAGCTACTACATAAATGGGAAATAACATAACTCACGAAAAAAATACCTGTGATAACATGTAGGTGATCGAGGGGCACTGGCACGTTTCGCGACAATGTTAAACATCACGCAAGCTGCTGGCAACCAATTCATAGCGCACCCCTCGACCAGTCCATTccaatttttgtttctttctagCTAGCCCCAGTACCTTCCATTCCTATCTTCACTAGAGTGGAAGGTGGTCCGGACAGGGTAACCTGGCGCCTAGCGTATATAACGCAGGGGACTACTCTAACCTCTGACCCTGATACAGCGTGCTGTGAGCTAGCACAATATTTGTAATTTCAACGAACTTTTGTGTTATCCATGCACTGAAAATGCCCAAGAGTCTGACGCACTTAGAAAATGTATCATGCATGCAACTGTGAGTTAGCACAAGGTACTTAGGCcttgtttgtatccgcttatttccACTGAGTCCGTTTATTTCCCGCTTATCAGTGGAAATAAGCGATAAGCACAAGGTACTTAGGCACTGAAAATGCGACGGCGATGGAAGCCAAAGGAAGCAATTCCTTTATTGTGATTGAAGCATTTTCCACCAAACAGATCGGAGCATTTGTGTCCGCATATTTCATTGTGCAAAAACATACTATTTCCTATTTTCCCACCGCATCTCAACATGTGAGTACGTCATCAATTTTGGTCACCATAACCAACTTGTACAGCTCtaaattgaagaaaaagaaatatgaTTTGAGCTCCGATGTCATGATATTCTTTGATCCATCTCCACTGCCGCAGAATTAATGTGTTTAACTTCACCAAAACTTGCCTGATTTTTCCGGTAACTACTGAAATAGTCTAGCTCCAAATTTTGATAAAACTAGCCTAAAATTGTTAAATGTCATATACTTTTTAGTTGTCAACTAATTATATAGTTCAGTTGGTTATTTTAATTTTGGTAACAGCATGTTCATTCAAGTTTCAATCTTCAACTAAAAAGCACTGGTGCTCACATTTTTGACTAATTAGTTATTCTTTTAGTCATAGGCGACATTCTGTTCTCATCGACAGTGAGACATCTAGGATGACTTTCTTAACGTATTAACGTTTAAGAAAATGCATGATGATAGATGAAGTACCGCACACCAAGATCTAGAAGGACATAATAAGCATTGAATCCGAATCTACAGTGTAATCCATGCAGGCATGCAATTAGCGATTAATCACGCAATACAAATTCTTGGTCGAATTGTCTCATATTCCCTACACGATGAAACGTGCGAGTAGCCGAGTACCCTACACGATGAAGTTGGAATATATAGTAGCAGAGAAGGAAAACAAATTCTTGGCTAGCAGTGGCTCAGCTCACGTCCATACATGTGTCACTATTTCTCTAGAAGGGCAGCAAACACAATCGGCGTGGTACCCACATCTCTAATACTAGGAGACGGAGATTCATAATGAGCATCCAAACACAATCACGTGGTACACATGCACACCTATGTTACACGGATACTTCGGTGTGGCGCCGTGTCCCGTATCAGATACGTATCCATATTGGATATGGAACGGATACGTATTGGATACGTATCTGAAAGTATCCGAAATAAAAATTAATGCTAAAAAAACCGATACACATTTCGGTACGTATCTGGGTGGCTCTTCAATACGGCCCTGCATCCACGACGGACCTTCGCCGGCTACGGCCCTCCGGTGAGTTTCTTCCCTTTTAGCTTCTCCGGCGACCAGCGGCCCTTAGCTTTCTCGATCTACTCTCTTCAGTTTCTTGAGTTCTTATTGTTCGATTTTCCAGATCCCTTTCATGATGCAGATGGAAGCAACAAATTAGTGATGCAGATGTGAACAGCTGAACTCTATTTGTATTGGTGTAATCGTGtttatttatattttaaaaaatgttgaaacgtATCAGCGTATTGGATTTTTTTGAGAAAATAACGTATTCACGTATCCGAAGTGTATCCGTATTCGTGCAGCTTAGATGCACACACACCTCTAGAAGGGCAGCAAACACAATCACGTGCTACAGTCACGAGCATATGTTTGGATTTAACACTGGTAGAGAATGGACCTTTCATCCCGAGGCTCGGTACCGGTTGTATTTTAGCTTGGTACTAATATGAACATAAGTACCGGACCTAAGGAatagtccccgaggagccccGCGTGAACCCCTTTAGTCCTTTAGTagtggagctcccacccggtactaaaggccacccTTAAGTACCAGGTGGGCTTGCCCCCCGGTACTAAAGGCATCGCATGCCTCCGCATCTTCCTCCGAACCGCCTCCCTCACCTGTAACTCCTGCACGTCCCCCACCTGCTATCTCTCTATCCTCTATCTCCTCCCCACTGCTATCTCTAGCTCTCTCCACTCCTCTATCTCCACCATCCCCACTGCCAttgcctccccttccccctcagCTTGCCCCTCACCGACGCAGTGAGGAGTGGCGGtagggcgaggtgag containing:
- the LOC117860270 gene encoding (E)-beta-caryophyllene synthase isoform X2 yields the protein MATTVLATSQSSPEHNPRPYTPSPWGDFFLTHQLCTPAELLSMKEKAQVKEEEVRRILLATAASPDLVSKLDLVDVLQRLGVDYHYKKEIDELLRAIYDDEDGGSDDLYVTSLRFYLLRKHGYNVSSDIFLKFRDEQGNITSDDVNCLMTLYDAAHMRTHGEEILDSIITFNKTHLQSVMETDLQPELAEDVRFTLETTRFRQVKRVEARRYIPVYEKKATRNEAILEFAKLDYNILQVLYCEELKELTIWWMDFKSRTDLRFARDRLVEMYFWMMGVVYEPYYSYSRIMLTKLVMSVSLLDDLYDNYSTTEESQIFTTAMERWDEKAAEKFPAYLRALYKNIIGTTDEIVEELKLQNNKHAELVIDVAKCYHAELKWRDENYVPTNVDEHLQISVCSSACMHVTNLAFISLGDRASKEAVEWAFTYPKIIRGVCIVARIGNDIMSHEREQASDHVASTVQTCIKQYGVTVQEANEKLRIIIEKAWMDIVEECLDQKQSMELLEKAVNLGRTMDFMYKREDAYTLSFSLKDIIGSMYVNFV
- the LOC117860270 gene encoding (E)-beta-caryophyllene synthase isoform X1 codes for the protein MATTVLATSQSSPEHNPRPYTPSPWGDFFLTHQLCTPAELLSMKEKAQVKEEEVRRILLATAASPDLVSKLDLVDVLQRLGVDYHYKKEIDELLRAIYDDEDGGSDDLYVTSLRFYLLRKHGYNVSSDIFLKFRDEQGNITSDDVNCLMTLYDAAHMRTHGEEILDSIITFNKTHLQSVMETDLQPELAEDVRFTLETTRFRQVKRVEARRYIPVYEKKATRNEAILEFAKLDYNILQVLYCEELKELTIWWMDFKSRTDLRFARDRLVEMYFWMMGVVYEPYYSYSRIMLTKLVMSVSLLDDLYDNYSTTEESQIFTTAMERWDEKAAEKFPAYLRALYKNIIGTTDEIVEELKLQNNKHAELVRKLVIDVAKCYHAELKWRDENYVPTNVDEHLQISVCSSACMHVTNLAFISLGDRASKEAVEWAFTYPKIIRGVCIVARIGNDIMSHEREQASDHVASTVQTCIKQYGVTVQEANEKLRIIIEKAWMDIVEECLDQKQSMELLEKAVNLGRTMDFMYKREDAYTLSFSLKDIIGSMYVNFV